In one window of Arthrobacter pascens DNA:
- the hisS gene encoding histidine--tRNA ligase, whose protein sequence is MARTASLSGFPEWLPEERLVELHVLDTLRRVFELHGFASIETRAVETVGQLLRKGEIDKEVYGLSRLQDDEDDKSAKQDPHALALHFDLTVPFARYVVENSGYLAFPFRRYQIQKVWRGERPQEGRAREFTQADIDVVGDGELPFRYDVEIALVIAEALSALPIPDFRLRINNRKLAEGFYRGIGLEDTAGVLRSIDKLEKIGPGKVAELLKTELGATDQQAEAALKLAGIRTEDTSFVAQVRALGVSNELLEEGLSELEQVIAAAVQRAPGKVVADLSIARGLDYYTGTVVETVLVGHEQLGSICSGGRYDALASKGNRKFPGVGLSIGVTRLVSRILSQDLAKASRSVPTVVLVALTNDDSWSAAQDVAAQLRDRGIATEVAAKAEKFGKQIKFADRRGIPFVWFTDDDGNHQVKDIRSGDQTPADPARWTPPSEDLSVQIKTVAAQPV, encoded by the coding sequence ATGGCACGCACCGCCTCCCTGTCCGGATTCCCCGAGTGGCTTCCCGAGGAGCGGCTGGTGGAGCTGCACGTGCTGGACACACTGCGCCGCGTTTTCGAGCTCCATGGCTTCGCGTCCATCGAGACCCGTGCCGTGGAGACCGTTGGCCAGTTGCTGCGCAAGGGCGAAATCGACAAAGAGGTGTACGGCCTCAGCCGGCTCCAGGATGATGAAGACGATAAATCGGCGAAACAAGATCCGCATGCCCTTGCCCTGCACTTCGACCTGACCGTGCCGTTCGCCCGCTATGTGGTGGAGAACTCCGGCTACCTCGCCTTCCCGTTCCGGCGCTACCAGATCCAGAAGGTGTGGCGCGGTGAGCGTCCACAGGAGGGCCGTGCCCGCGAATTCACGCAGGCGGACATCGATGTTGTGGGCGACGGTGAACTGCCGTTCCGCTACGACGTGGAGATCGCTCTGGTCATTGCCGAGGCACTCAGTGCCCTGCCGATTCCGGATTTCCGGCTGCGGATCAATAACCGGAAGCTTGCAGAAGGCTTCTACCGCGGCATTGGCCTGGAAGACACTGCAGGTGTGCTGCGCAGCATCGACAAGCTGGAAAAGATCGGCCCGGGCAAGGTCGCTGAGCTGCTCAAGACGGAGCTGGGCGCCACCGACCAGCAAGCCGAGGCCGCACTGAAGCTCGCCGGGATCCGCACCGAGGACACCTCGTTCGTGGCTCAGGTCCGCGCCCTGGGCGTCAGCAATGAACTCCTTGAAGAGGGCCTTAGCGAACTGGAACAGGTCATCGCGGCAGCAGTGCAGCGCGCGCCCGGCAAGGTCGTGGCCGACCTCAGCATCGCCCGCGGCCTTGACTACTACACCGGAACCGTAGTTGAGACCGTCCTGGTGGGTCACGAACAGCTGGGTTCCATCTGCTCGGGCGGCCGCTATGACGCCCTCGCCAGCAAGGGCAACCGTAAGTTCCCCGGCGTCGGATTGTCCATCGGGGTAACGCGGCTGGTGTCCAGGATCCTCAGCCAGGACCTGGCGAAGGCGTCGCGGTCGGTGCCCACGGTTGTCCTGGTTGCCCTCACCAACGACGACAGCTGGAGTGCGGCGCAGGACGTCGCCGCCCAGCTCCGCGACCGCGGAATTGCCACCGAGGTGGCGGCCAAGGCCGAGAAGTTCGGAAAGCAGATCAAATTCGCGGACCGCCGTGGAATTCCTTTCGTCTGGTTCACGGACGACGACGGCAATCACCAGGTCAAGGACATCCGGTCTGGAGACCAGACCCCGGCCGACCCAGCCAGGTGGACGCCGCCGTCGGAAGATCTTTCTGTGCAAATAAAGACTGTGGCGGCACAACCGGTCTGA
- a CDS encoding APC family permease, with protein sequence MSTHRPLQRRLGVFDATSIGLGSMLGAGVFVVFAPASALAGDFLVLSVLIAGAVAYCNAVASAELAARYPASGGTYVYGRKRLGEWPGFLAGWGFVTGKTASCAAMALTFGHYVAPDYPVPVAIAAVVALTAVNLMGITRTALLTRILLCAVLATLIFVAAAALVGPHPEGTAGTVAGAGGVLPAAGLMFFAFAGYARIATLGEEVKDPARTIPRAILAALGGAFVIYLALALLLLNHLPGGRLAATATPLLEAVVHSRLSAGAPLVQAGAAAACLGALLALITGVGRTALAMARERDLPGPLAAVGGRHTVPYVAELTVAAVVVVLLLTTDVMTVVGFSSFGVLIYYAVANAAAFTLPEHPGYAPKWLNAGGFCSCLLLAFTLPSASVLGMALVLAAGAVGRILVFRLRR encoded by the coding sequence ATGAGCACTCACCGGCCGCTTCAGCGCAGGCTGGGCGTATTTGATGCCACTTCCATCGGTCTCGGCTCCATGTTGGGCGCGGGCGTCTTTGTCGTCTTCGCTCCGGCCTCAGCCCTCGCGGGGGACTTCCTGGTTCTGTCAGTCCTGATCGCCGGGGCCGTGGCTTATTGCAACGCAGTTGCCTCAGCGGAGCTGGCTGCCAGGTATCCGGCCAGCGGCGGTACCTATGTGTACGGCCGGAAACGGCTCGGCGAATGGCCTGGCTTCCTGGCGGGCTGGGGTTTTGTCACCGGCAAGACAGCGTCCTGCGCAGCGATGGCTCTGACCTTCGGACATTACGTTGCCCCGGACTACCCGGTCCCGGTCGCGATAGCCGCGGTGGTCGCGCTGACCGCCGTCAACCTGATGGGCATCACCCGCACGGCGTTGCTGACCAGGATCCTGCTGTGCGCCGTGCTTGCCACCCTGATATTTGTTGCGGCCGCTGCCCTTGTTGGCCCGCATCCCGAAGGTACGGCCGGCACGGTGGCCGGCGCCGGCGGGGTGCTGCCCGCGGCAGGCCTGATGTTCTTCGCCTTCGCCGGCTACGCCCGCATTGCGACGCTGGGCGAAGAGGTCAAGGACCCTGCCAGGACCATTCCGCGTGCCATCCTTGCTGCCCTTGGCGGGGCCTTTGTCATCTACCTGGCCCTGGCGCTGCTGCTGCTCAACCACTTGCCTGGCGGCCGGCTCGCCGCGACCGCCACTCCCCTGCTCGAAGCTGTTGTCCACTCACGGCTCAGTGCCGGCGCTCCCCTGGTGCAAGCCGGCGCGGCCGCCGCGTGCCTCGGCGCCCTCCTGGCGCTGATCACGGGCGTCGGCAGGACTGCCCTTGCGATGGCGCGGGAACGGGACCTGCCCGGCCCCCTTGCTGCGGTCGGCGGCAGGCACACGGTTCCGTACGTGGCGGAACTCACCGTTGCCGCCGTCGTCGTCGTTCTGCTGCTGACCACTGACGTCATGACTGTCGTCGGGTTCTCCAGCTTCGGCGTCCTGATCTATTACGCAGTGGCCAACGCCGCAGCGTTCACGCTGCCTGAACATCCCGGTTATGCGCCCAAGTGGCTAAACGCAGGGGGTTTCTGCAGCTGCCTGCTGTTGGCGTTCACGTTGCCATCGGCTTCTGTTCTTGGCATGGCCTTAGTACTGGCCGCCGGTGCCGTAGGCCGGATCCTGGTGTTCAGGCTCCGGCGCTAG
- the aspS gene encoding aspartate--tRNA ligase: protein MLRTHDLGSLRSEHIGQTVTLAGWVGRRRDHGGVAFVDLRDASGVAQVVVREEEVFHGLRNEYVLQVTGTVSKRPEGNENPALATGEIEVMADKVVILNTSEPLPFQIDEHVEVGEEARLKHRYLDLRRPGPSRNLRLRSEANRVARELLHQDGYVEIETPTLTRSTPEGARDFVVPARLAPGSWYALPQSPQLFKQLLQVGGFEKYYQIARCYRDEDFRADRQPEFTQLDIEASFVDQDDIIALGENIVKAVWKLIDVEIPTPIQRITYADAMARYGSDKPDLRFGVELTELTEFFKDTDFGVFKAPYVGAVVMPGGASQPRRTLDGWQEFAKQRGHKGLAYVLFKEDGELAGPVAKNLTDAERAGLADAVGAKPGDCIFFAAGEKSAARGLLGAARVEIGHRTGLIDPNAWAFCWVVDAPMFEPAAAAVASGDVAVGAGQWTAVHHAFTSPKPEFLDSFDKDPESALSYAYDIVCNGNEIGGGSIRIHERDIQERVFELMGLNREDAQTKFGFLLEGFKYGAPPHGGIAFGWDRVVALLAGVESIRDVIAFPKTGNGFDPLTQAPAPITAQQRKEAGVDFKPQPKPDAK, encoded by the coding sequence GTGCTGCGCACACATGACCTCGGATCCCTTCGTTCCGAGCACATTGGACAAACCGTAACCCTGGCTGGCTGGGTGGGCCGCCGTCGTGATCACGGTGGTGTCGCATTCGTGGACCTGCGCGATGCCTCCGGCGTTGCCCAGGTTGTGGTGCGTGAGGAAGAGGTCTTCCACGGTCTGCGCAACGAGTACGTCCTGCAGGTCACCGGCACCGTCTCCAAGCGTCCCGAGGGCAACGAGAACCCCGCGCTTGCCACAGGCGAGATCGAGGTCATGGCGGACAAGGTGGTCATCCTGAACACCTCCGAGCCGTTGCCGTTCCAGATCGATGAGCACGTCGAAGTGGGCGAGGAAGCACGCCTGAAGCACCGCTACCTGGACCTCCGCCGTCCCGGCCCCAGCCGCAACCTCCGGCTGCGCTCCGAGGCCAACCGGGTTGCGCGCGAGCTGCTGCACCAGGACGGCTACGTCGAGATCGAAACGCCCACGCTGACGCGTTCGACGCCGGAAGGCGCCCGTGACTTCGTGGTTCCGGCCCGCCTGGCGCCAGGTTCCTGGTACGCCCTCCCGCAGTCACCGCAGCTTTTCAAGCAGCTCCTGCAGGTGGGTGGCTTCGAGAAGTACTACCAGATCGCGCGCTGCTACCGCGATGAGGACTTCCGCGCGGACCGCCAGCCGGAATTCACCCAGCTGGACATCGAGGCCAGCTTCGTGGACCAGGACGACATCATTGCCCTGGGCGAAAACATCGTCAAGGCTGTGTGGAAGCTGATCGACGTCGAGATCCCCACGCCGATCCAGCGCATCACCTACGCCGACGCCATGGCCCGGTACGGCTCTGACAAGCCCGACCTCCGTTTCGGAGTGGAGCTGACCGAGCTCACGGAGTTCTTCAAGGACACTGACTTCGGCGTGTTCAAGGCCCCGTACGTCGGCGCCGTCGTAATGCCCGGCGGCGCCTCCCAGCCACGCCGGACCCTCGACGGCTGGCAGGAATTCGCCAAGCAGCGCGGCCACAAGGGACTGGCGTATGTGCTGTTCAAGGAAGACGGCGAACTCGCCGGGCCGGTGGCCAAGAACCTGACCGACGCCGAGCGGGCCGGACTGGCGGACGCCGTGGGCGCCAAGCCCGGCGACTGCATCTTCTTCGCCGCGGGCGAAAAGTCTGCGGCGCGCGGCCTCCTGGGCGCTGCCCGCGTGGAGATCGGCCACCGCACCGGGCTCATCGATCCCAACGCCTGGGCGTTCTGCTGGGTGGTGGATGCCCCGATGTTCGAACCGGCAGCGGCCGCAGTGGCTTCAGGGGATGTGGCTGTGGGTGCAGGACAGTGGACGGCCGTGCACCACGCCTTCACCTCGCCCAAGCCCGAGTTCCTGGACTCCTTCGACAAGGACCCCGAATCCGCGCTCTCCTACGCCTACGACATCGTCTGCAACGGCAACGAAATCGGCGGCGGCTCGATCCGTATCCACGAGCGTGACATCCAGGAACGGGTGTTCGAGCTCATGGGCCTGAACCGGGAAGATGCGCAGACCAAGTTCGGCTTCCTGCTGGAAGGCTTCAAGTACGGCGCGCCTCCGCACGGCGGCATCGCCTTTGGCTGGGACAGGGTGGTGGCCCTGCTGGCAGGCGTCGAATCCATCCGCGACGTCATTGCCTTCCCGAAGACCGGCAACGGCTTCGACCCGCTGACCCAGGCTCCGGCACCCATCACGGCCCAGCAGCGCAAGGAAGCCGGTGTGGACTTCAAGCCCCAGCCGAAGCCGGACGCCAAGTAA
- a CDS encoding GNAT family N-acetyltransferase, which produces MAETDLPDLETVMDAAWPAPDRHETGGWVFRAADGVTQRANSIWPRREPDGSLQEMPGLLREARAWYRGRRLPVIFQVFDTARNTELNAFLDTEGFTRQSETLAMVRSSGWSAAVPESGVGLSDVEFFPGPSAEWLQLWWSVDGRGAGTSLDTARGILEGCPSLYALVRDDDGVPAAVGRLAVPPGPEGQAARQWGGLYCMATRPDARRRGYATRVLQALLKAGAAQGVDSYWLLVTAANRGARELYTNAGFRESGRYLYRQERPKRHLTGC; this is translated from the coding sequence GTGGCCGAGACCGATCTGCCGGACCTTGAAACTGTCATGGACGCCGCCTGGCCTGCCCCGGACCGGCATGAAACAGGCGGGTGGGTTTTTCGTGCCGCGGACGGCGTGACCCAGCGGGCCAACTCGATATGGCCTCGCCGGGAGCCGGATGGCAGCCTTCAGGAGATGCCGGGCCTGCTCCGGGAGGCCCGTGCCTGGTACCGCGGCCGCCGGCTCCCGGTGATCTTCCAGGTTTTTGACACTGCCCGCAATACGGAGCTCAATGCCTTCCTCGATACGGAAGGCTTCACCCGGCAGTCCGAAACCCTGGCCATGGTACGCAGCTCCGGCTGGAGTGCCGCGGTTCCCGAATCCGGCGTCGGACTCTCAGACGTCGAGTTCTTTCCTGGACCGTCCGCGGAATGGCTGCAGCTCTGGTGGAGCGTGGACGGCCGAGGCGCCGGGACTTCACTCGACACGGCCCGCGGAATCCTGGAGGGCTGCCCCTCCCTGTACGCCCTGGTGAGGGACGACGACGGCGTCCCGGCCGCCGTCGGACGCCTTGCCGTTCCTCCCGGCCCGGAAGGCCAAGCGGCGCGGCAGTGGGGAGGGCTGTATTGCATGGCCACCCGACCGGATGCCCGGCGCCGCGGTTATGCCACTCGGGTTTTGCAGGCCCTGCTCAAGGCCGGTGCGGCACAGGGAGTGGACAGCTACTGGCTGCTGGTCACGGCCGCGAACCGCGGAGCCAGGGAGCTCTACACGAACGCGGGATTCCGGGAATCAGGCCGCTACCTCTACCGGCAGGAGCGGCCCAAGCGGCATCTGACCGGCTGCTAG
- a CDS encoding acVLRF1 family peptidyl-tRNA hydrolase gives MTARAGDGAGRPGSVRTAFVPGPRLAGWVERFSTAHHGFRLSDEDDGIRLLAADGTTALLQPPWPVDGRPGRGADSVERLASIASQPRRLGLLLVRRGGYGIAVASEGAVFASKAGTRYVQSRTAAGGQSQQRFARRRSNQADELVQAVALQARQVFSGHPFEYVVPGGDRTLVDLVLEEPALKEYGRLPRLAHLDVPDPRAAVLKKAAVEACAVRIQVTDPPE, from the coding sequence ATGACAGCACGCGCCGGGGACGGCGCCGGCCGTCCGGGTTCCGTCAGGACCGCTTTTGTGCCGGGCCCCCGACTCGCGGGGTGGGTGGAACGGTTCAGCACGGCACACCACGGTTTCAGGCTCAGCGATGAGGACGACGGCATCCGGCTCCTGGCGGCGGATGGCACGACGGCGTTGCTGCAGCCGCCCTGGCCTGTTGACGGCAGGCCGGGACGCGGTGCCGATTCCGTGGAGCGGCTTGCGTCCATTGCTTCGCAGCCGCGCCGGCTCGGACTTCTTCTTGTCCGGCGCGGAGGTTATGGGATCGCCGTGGCGAGCGAAGGAGCCGTTTTCGCGTCGAAAGCGGGAACGAGGTACGTGCAGTCCAGGACAGCAGCGGGAGGCCAGTCCCAGCAACGCTTCGCCAGGCGCCGCTCCAATCAGGCGGATGAGCTGGTGCAGGCTGTCGCCTTGCAGGCCAGGCAGGTGTTCAGCGGCCATCCGTTCGAATACGTCGTTCCGGGCGGGGACCGCACATTGGTAGACCTGGTGCTCGAAGAGCCCGCTCTGAAGGAATACGGCCGGTTGCCCAGGCTGGCACACCTCGACGTTCCGGATCCCCGTGCCGCCGTGCTGAAGAAGGCAGCAGTGGAAGCCTGCGCGGTCCGGATCCAGGTTACCGATCCGCCGGAATAG
- a CDS encoding replication-associated recombination protein A — protein sequence MDDLFGQGAGNDDDDGGSAAPADGRNASPRSPLAVRMRPRTLDDVVGQQHLLGQGSPLRQLAAGTDATGPAGPASVILWGPPGTGKTTLAHVIAKGPGRKFVELSAITAGVRDVRRVMDEALTARDLYKTTTVLFLDEIHRFNKAQQDALLPGVENRWVVLVAATTENPSFSVVSPLLSRSLLLTLKPLTDDDIEGLVRRAVTDPRGLNGKVELSAEALAHLVRLSGGDARRALTALEAAAGVAFGDADDASDGPVTVELIHTERALDVAAVRYDRAGDQHYDVASAFIKSVRGSDVDASLHYLARMLEAGEDPRFIARRIVISAAEDVGMADPTALQTAVAAAQAVQLIGMPEGRIVLAEAVVHLATAPKSNAAYMGLNKAVADVRAGLGNGIPAHLRDAHYPGSKQLGHGLGYKYAHDAPHSVATQQYAPDDLVGKDYYEPTANGAEREIAVRLERLRKIIRGS from the coding sequence GTGGATGATCTCTTCGGCCAAGGGGCCGGCAACGACGACGACGACGGCGGCAGTGCCGCGCCCGCCGACGGCCGTAACGCCTCTCCCCGCAGCCCGCTGGCCGTTCGGATGCGGCCGCGTACCCTGGACGACGTGGTGGGGCAGCAGCACCTGCTGGGGCAGGGCTCGCCGCTGCGCCAGCTCGCTGCCGGGACCGATGCAACCGGGCCGGCCGGGCCGGCGTCGGTCATTCTCTGGGGTCCTCCCGGGACCGGAAAGACCACCCTGGCACACGTTATCGCCAAGGGCCCCGGCCGGAAATTCGTGGAGCTTTCCGCGATTACCGCAGGCGTCCGGGACGTGCGGCGGGTGATGGATGAGGCGCTGACTGCGAGGGATCTGTACAAAACCACCACGGTCCTGTTCCTGGACGAGATCCACCGGTTCAACAAGGCGCAGCAGGACGCGCTGTTGCCGGGGGTGGAAAACCGCTGGGTGGTCCTGGTGGCAGCAACCACCGAGAATCCGTCGTTTTCCGTCGTCTCACCGCTCTTGTCCCGGTCGTTGCTGCTCACCCTGAAGCCGCTGACCGACGATGACATCGAAGGACTCGTCCGGCGGGCTGTGACGGATCCGCGGGGACTGAACGGCAAGGTCGAACTCAGCGCGGAGGCGCTGGCCCACCTGGTCCGGCTTTCCGGCGGGGACGCCCGGCGTGCGCTGACCGCCCTCGAAGCCGCCGCAGGGGTCGCTTTCGGTGACGCCGACGACGCCAGCGACGGCCCGGTGACGGTGGAACTCATACACACCGAGCGAGCGCTGGACGTGGCTGCCGTCCGGTATGACCGCGCCGGGGACCAGCACTACGACGTGGCAAGTGCCTTCATCAAGTCCGTCCGCGGCTCCGATGTGGACGCCTCCCTGCACTACCTGGCACGGATGCTCGAGGCGGGCGAGGACCCGCGCTTCATCGCCCGGCGCATCGTGATTTCGGCGGCCGAGGATGTCGGCATGGCAGACCCCACCGCCTTACAGACAGCCGTAGCCGCCGCCCAGGCCGTGCAGCTGATCGGCATGCCCGAAGGCAGGATCGTCCTTGCGGAGGCAGTGGTCCATCTGGCCACTGCACCGAAGTCCAACGCCGCCTACATGGGACTGAACAAAGCCGTGGCGGACGTCCGCGCGGGGCTCGGCAACGGAATTCCAGCCCACCTGCGCGATGCCCACTATCCCGGATCGAAGCAGCTGGGCCACGGGCTGGGCTACAAGTACGCGCACGACGCCCCGCACTCCGTGGCCACGCAGCAATACGCGCCCGACGACCTGGTAGGCAAGGACTATTACGAGCCCACAGCCAACGGCGCGGAGCGGGAGATCGCCGTGAGGCTGGAGCGGCTACGCAAGATCATCCGAGGCAGCTGA
- the rpsD gene encoding 30S ribosomal protein S4 — MANNTRARRTARLSRALGIALTPKAAKYMERRPYGPGEHGRARKKQDSDYAVRLREKQRLRAQYGIREAQMTRAFEEARRTKGLTGENLIELLEMRLDALVLRAGFARTIAQARQLVVHRHILVDGIRVDRPSFRVGEGQLVHVHSRSETMVPLQVAAAGAHRDVLPQVPAYLDVKLDALQARLVRRPKRSEVPVTCEEQLVVEFYAR, encoded by the coding sequence GTGGCTAACAACACTCGTGCTCGCCGTACAGCACGCCTCTCGCGTGCACTCGGCATCGCTCTGACCCCCAAGGCCGCCAAGTACATGGAGCGCCGTCCGTACGGCCCCGGTGAGCATGGCCGTGCCCGCAAGAAGCAGGACTCCGACTACGCCGTACGTCTGCGCGAAAAGCAGCGTCTGCGCGCCCAGTACGGCATCCGCGAAGCCCAGATGACCCGCGCTTTCGAAGAGGCACGCCGCACCAAGGGCCTGACCGGTGAAAACCTGATCGAGCTCCTCGAGATGCGTCTTGACGCCCTCGTGCTGCGCGCCGGCTTCGCCCGCACCATTGCCCAGGCCCGCCAGCTTGTTGTGCACCGCCACATCCTGGTTGACGGCATCCGCGTTGACCGTCCGTCGTTCCGCGTCGGCGAAGGCCAGCTGGTCCACGTCCACAGCCGCAGCGAAACCATGGTCCCGCTCCAGGTTGCAGCAGCCGGCGCACACCGCGACGTCCTGCCCCAGGTTCCGGCCTACCTGGACGTCAAGCTTGACGCCCTCCAGGCCCGCCTGGTCCGTCGCCCGAAGCGCTCCGAGGTTCCCGTAACCTGCGAAGAGCAGCTCGTCGTCGAATTCTACGCACGCTAA
- a CDS encoding DUF948 domain-containing protein has product MSGSDIAGLIAAGVFALLVLLLAVPILKLGKVFDEIRTSIRSISDGATPLMDEVTATVSTTNQQLKKVDGIASNVSDASANISALSSLVAATVGSPLIKVAAFSYGVRTALANRKKPTAGRRSR; this is encoded by the coding sequence ATGTCTGGTAGCGATATTGCCGGCCTGATCGCTGCCGGGGTGTTTGCGCTCCTGGTGCTGCTGCTCGCCGTACCGATCCTGAAGCTCGGCAAGGTGTTTGATGAGATCAGGACTTCCATCCGGTCCATCAGCGACGGCGCCACACCGCTCATGGACGAAGTGACCGCCACCGTGTCCACCACCAACCAGCAGCTGAAAAAAGTGGACGGCATCGCCTCCAACGTTTCGGATGCCTCGGCCAACATCTCCGCGCTGTCCTCGCTGGTCGCCGCGACCGTCGGCTCGCCACTGATCAAGGTCGCAGCCTTCAGCTACGGTGTCCGCACCGCGCTGGCCAACCGCAAGAAGCCCACCGCCGGCCGTCGCAGCCGCTAA
- a CDS encoding DUF6167 family protein, with amino-acid sequence MKRLVWMGIGVAIGVIAFRKVTEAQANLGPAGLNRAVGRLTDGLYDFADAVRSGMHERETDLRTALGVESQDLARR; translated from the coding sequence ATGAAACGACTTGTCTGGATGGGAATCGGCGTGGCCATCGGAGTCATCGCCTTCCGCAAGGTCACGGAGGCCCAGGCCAACCTGGGCCCGGCCGGCCTGAACCGCGCCGTGGGCCGGCTGACGGACGGCCTCTATGATTTCGCGGATGCCGTCCGGTCCGGAATGCACGAACGAGAGACCGATCTGCGCACCGCGCTCGGCGTCGAATCGCAGGACCTGGCACGCCGCTAG